A region from the Rhodamnia argentea isolate NSW1041297 chromosome 7, ASM2092103v1, whole genome shotgun sequence genome encodes:
- the LOC115750916 gene encoding zinc finger protein HD1-like isoform X1: MCAYEKVAGEEDMSKTCALCKVPARTFCESDQATLCWDCDAKVHGANFLVARHSRTLLCHACQAPTPWKASGARLGHTVSVCDSCVAGARGRNGGGGDDNGDLHEDDVDEDSDEEEDEDEDADGEGGGGDDDEGGGDRDGGDEDGDNQVVPWSSTTPSPPPASSSSSEGSISNFCCGHGDAEECGAVRMCSSKRTIEDSSDLRSQEKLSYSSFRPNRRPMLVARTRSRGGEATSVDSWRPSKDRRVGQDESTQGSTCPD, encoded by the exons ATGTGCGCATACGAG AAGGTGGCTGGAGAAGAAGATATGTCGAAGACCTGTGCCTTGTGCAAGGTCCCGGCGAGGACGTTCTGCGAGTCGGACCAGGCGACCCTCTGCTGGGACTGCGACGCCAAAGTCCACGGCGCCAACTTCCTCGTCGCCCGGCACTCCCGGACCCTTCTCTGCCACGCCTGCCAAGCTCCCACGCCTTGGAAGGCCTCCGGCGCCAGGCTCGGACACACCGTCTCCGTCTGCGACTCTTGCGTGGCCGGTGCTCGGGGCCGGAAcgggggcggcggcgacgacaaTGGCGATCTTCACGAGGACGACGTCGACGAGGACTCCGATGAGgaagaggacgaggacgaggacgccGATGGCGAAGGGGGAGGCGGCGACGATGACGAGGGAGGCGGCGATCGCGACGGCGGCGACGAGGATGGCGACAACCAGGTGGTGCCGTGGTCGTCGACGACGCCTTCTCCGCCGCCGGCGAGCTCCTCCAGTAGCGAAGGGTCGATCAGTAATTTCTGCTGCGGGCATGGAGACGCGGAGGAGTGTGGAGCGGTGAGAATGTGCTCGTCGAAGCGAACGATTGAAGACAGTTCGGATCTTCGCTCTCAG GAGAAGCTCAGCTACTCGTCCTTCCGGCCTAACCGGAGGCCAATGTTGGTGGCGAGGACGCGGTCCAGGGGCGGCGAGGCTACTTCAGTTGACTCATGGAGGCCGTCGAAAGACCGGCGAGTTGGGCAAGATGAGTCCACACAAGGTTCAACCTGTCCAGATTGA
- the LOC115750916 gene encoding zinc finger protein HD1-like isoform X2: MSKTCALCKVPARTFCESDQATLCWDCDAKVHGANFLVARHSRTLLCHACQAPTPWKASGARLGHTVSVCDSCVAGARGRNGGGGDDNGDLHEDDVDEDSDEEEDEDEDADGEGGGGDDDEGGGDRDGGDEDGDNQVVPWSSTTPSPPPASSSSSEGSISNFCCGHGDAEECGAVRMCSSKRTIEDSSDLRSQEKLSYSSFRPNRRPMLVARTRSRGGEATSVDSWRPSKDRRVGQDESTQGSTCPD; this comes from the exons ATGTCGAAGACCTGTGCCTTGTGCAAGGTCCCGGCGAGGACGTTCTGCGAGTCGGACCAGGCGACCCTCTGCTGGGACTGCGACGCCAAAGTCCACGGCGCCAACTTCCTCGTCGCCCGGCACTCCCGGACCCTTCTCTGCCACGCCTGCCAAGCTCCCACGCCTTGGAAGGCCTCCGGCGCCAGGCTCGGACACACCGTCTCCGTCTGCGACTCTTGCGTGGCCGGTGCTCGGGGCCGGAAcgggggcggcggcgacgacaaTGGCGATCTTCACGAGGACGACGTCGACGAGGACTCCGATGAGgaagaggacgaggacgaggacgccGATGGCGAAGGGGGAGGCGGCGACGATGACGAGGGAGGCGGCGATCGCGACGGCGGCGACGAGGATGGCGACAACCAGGTGGTGCCGTGGTCGTCGACGACGCCTTCTCCGCCGCCGGCGAGCTCCTCCAGTAGCGAAGGGTCGATCAGTAATTTCTGCTGCGGGCATGGAGACGCGGAGGAGTGTGGAGCGGTGAGAATGTGCTCGTCGAAGCGAACGATTGAAGACAGTTCGGATCTTCGCTCTCAG GAGAAGCTCAGCTACTCGTCCTTCCGGCCTAACCGGAGGCCAATGTTGGTGGCGAGGACGCGGTCCAGGGGCGGCGAGGCTACTTCAGTTGACTCATGGAGGCCGTCGAAAGACCGGCGAGTTGGGCAAGATGAGTCCACACAAGGTTCAACCTGTCCAGATTGA
- the LOC115750917 gene encoding frataxin, mitochondrial — MAAKSLLLRRLSRVLQCRPRSSSVGACARELLVASRAPRESVGRVGLLFRHVSRSFSSGPSDVGDLPGPAAIDYRSLLQEDEFHRLADSTIHDLQEKFEDYGDDVEIDGFDIDYGNDVLTLKLGELGTYVLNKQTPNRQIWLSSPVSGPSRFDWDQECQSWVYRRNKANLLKVLERELENLCSRPISLS, encoded by the exons ATGGCTGCCAAATCGCTTCTTCTCAGGCGGCTCTCGAGAGTCCTCCAATGCCGTCCGCGTTCTTCTTCGGTCGGTGCCTGCGCTCGCGAGCTTCTTGTAGCATCCAGAGCACCGCGAGAGTCCGTCGGTCGCGTCGGCCTTCTCTTTCGACATGTTTCTCGGAGTTTCTCGTCCGGCCCGTCGGATGTCGGCGATCTCCCTGGCCCCGCCGCCATTGATTATCG TTCTCTACTGCAGGAGGATGAGTTCCACAGGCTAGCGGATTCCACCATCCATGACCTGCAAGAGAAGTTTGAG GATTATGGAGATGACGTCGAGATTGACGGGTTTGATATAGACTATGGG AATGATGTTTTAACCCTCAAACTTGGGGAACTAGGCACGTATGTATTGAATAAACAGACGCCAAACCGGCAAATTTGGCTCTCCTCTCCAGTGAG TGGTCCGTCCAGATTTGATTGGGATCAGGAGTGTCAGTCATGGGTTTACAGAAGAAACAAGGCTAATCTTTTGAAAGTCctagagagagagttggagaaTCTCTGCAGTCGACCGATTAGTCTCTCCTAA
- the LOC115733799 gene encoding uncharacterized protein LOC115733799 isoform X1: protein MVRFSCFNGHMSGHKPKKTAHPPVEAVSEFQGSSEFQASENAMSPNSLLSEMHGDGDMNKILDKVADSLSIERGWKSEEMGSKVDNKEIDTSGLKIGLLKKSQSLSNGLHEGFSFDHHSRSATEDVSNELGFMPFGEYCKNGPFDTCQVPNLNKKSIFSIGDSQDTDKGVLENFEAQYSGENAGDSGDHSPHTSPELVRPQSMPNIGGWSPKSGELPKEHLGLRTKSSGDLFILSTGQNGTSIPELKNQFFPQKERDVNAHKGKNIIYEDAVRNDYHDYDYAGSGQEGITPIFYENFLKPHRGESSSHQQYDLPNKEFKIKRIEEWVTDLQPYSPSDEVEESYQPNDQNQREYPVLNDLAAAKVGPKMSPGNEAAKRYISSLSASATTAQLANHGLALIPFFSAFTSLKMLNLSGNNIVRITAGALPRGLHMLNLSKNQISTIEGLRELTRLRVLDLSYNRIVRIGHGLASCSSLKELYLAGNKISEVEGLHRLLKLNVLDLRANKISTAKCLGQLAANYNSLQVVSLEGNPAQKNVGDDQLKKHLQGLLPHLACYNRQLIKVGTLKDAADRSVRLGASAFDRSGLRSEHKSIKKGGHGLASKPSSSSYGRRSQATVSPKRSKGKHARLPPSGTKGATHHQHYNLDFTDRLRNMRQDLAIRRSRSEGTLGVL from the exons ATGGTTCGATTTTCCTGCTTCAATGGTCACATGTCTGGTCACAAACCAAAG AAAACAGCACATCCACCTGTTGAAGCAGTTAGTGAGTTTCAGGGTTCTTCTGAATTCCAGGCTTCGGAGAATGCCATGAGCCCAAATTCATTGCTTTCAGAAATGCATGGAGATGGTGACATGAACAAAATTTTGGACAAGGTTGCAGATTCTCTATCCATTGAACGAGGTTGGAAATCAGAAGAAATGGGGAGTAAAGTTGATAATAAGGAGATCGATACAAGCGGTCTTAAGATTGGCCTTCTCAAGAAAAGTCAATCTCTTTCAAATGGTTTGCATGAAGGATTCTCATTTGACCACCATAGCAGGTCAGCCACGGAGGACGTCAGCAATGAACTGGGCTTTATGCCATTTGGCGAATATTGTAAGAATGGACCCTTTGATACATGTCAAGTGCCTAATctcaacaaaaaatcaattttttcaattggagATTCGCAAGATACTGACAAAGGGGTGCTAGAAAATTTTGAAGCCCAATATTCTGGAGAAAATGCGGGTGACTCTGGGGATCACTCACCTCATACTTCTCCGGAGTTAGTTAGACCCCAATCGATGCCCAACATTGGTGGTTGGTCTCCTAAGTCGGGTGAACTTCCGAAGGAGCACTTGGGACTTCGAACAAAATCTTCTGGGGACCTGTTCATTCTCAGCACGGGACAAAATGGGACATCCATTCCTGAGCTTAAAAATCAGTTCTTtccacaaaaagaaagagatgtcAATGCGCATAAAGGTAAAAATATTATCTATGAAGATGCTGTTCGTAATGATTATCATGATTATGATTATGCTGGTTCAGGCCAAGAGGGGATTACccccattttttatgagaacTTCTTGAAACCCCATAGAGGGGAAAGCTCATCTCACCAACAGTATGATTTACCAAACAAGGAATTTAAGATTAAGCGGATTGAGGAGTGGGTCACAGATCTCCAGCCTTACAGCCCTTCAGATGAAGTGGAGGAGTCATACCAGCCAAATGATCAGAATCAGAGAGAATACCCTGTTTTGAATGATCTGGCTGCGGCAAAAGTTGGGCCTAAGATGAGTCCTGGAAACGAAGCTGCTAAGAGATACATATCATCCCTGAGTGCCTCAGCAACTACAGCTCAGCTGGCGAACCATGGTTTGGCTTTGATCCCGTTTTTCAGTGCATTCACGAGCTTGAAGATGCTTAATCTGTCCGGAAACAACATAG TGAGGATAACAGCTGGTGCTCTTCCTCGGGGACTTCATATGTTGAATCTGTCAAAAAATCAGATTTCCACCATTGAAGGCTTACGTGAATTGACCCGATTGCGTGTACTGGACTTGAGCTACAACAGGATCGTCAGAATTGGACATG GCCTAGCTTCTTGTTCATCACTGAAGGAGCTATATTTGGCGGGGAATAAGATCAGTGAAGTCGAGGGTCTTCACCGCCTTCTGAAACTGAATGTTTTGGATCTCCGTGCCAACAAGATCTCTACAGCGAAATGTTTAGGCCAGCTTGCAGCAAACTACAATTCCTTGCAAGTTGTTAGCTTGGAAGGGAATCCAGCCCAGAAGAATGTGGGAGACGACCAGCTTAAGAAGCATCTGCAGGGCCTTCTTCCTCACCTTGCTTGTTACAACCGACAACTCATAAAAGTGGGTACACTGAAGGATGCTGCCGATCGATCAGTTCGACTGGGTGCTAGTGCCTTCGATCGTAGTGGCCTTAGATCAGAACACAAATCGATAAAGAAGGGTGGTCATGGGCTGGCTAGCAAGCCATCGTCCTCATCATATGGTCGAAGAAGTCAAGCGACGGTTTCTCCAAAACGTTCCAAGGGGAAGCATGCACGCCTTCCTCCAAGTGGAACCAAGGGAGCAACTCATCACCAGCACTACAATTTGGACTTCACTGACAGGCTTCGCAACATGAGGCAGGATCTTGCAATTCGTAGAAGTCGAAGTGAAGGCACTTTGGGAGTGCTTTGA
- the LOC115733799 gene encoding uncharacterized protein LOC115733799 isoform X2, translating into MVRFSCFNGHMSGHKPKASENAMSPNSLLSEMHGDGDMNKILDKVADSLSIERGWKSEEMGSKVDNKEIDTSGLKIGLLKKSQSLSNGLHEGFSFDHHSRSATEDVSNELGFMPFGEYCKNGPFDTCQVPNLNKKSIFSIGDSQDTDKGVLENFEAQYSGENAGDSGDHSPHTSPELVRPQSMPNIGGWSPKSGELPKEHLGLRTKSSGDLFILSTGQNGTSIPELKNQFFPQKERDVNAHKGKNIIYEDAVRNDYHDYDYAGSGQEGITPIFYENFLKPHRGESSSHQQYDLPNKEFKIKRIEEWVTDLQPYSPSDEVEESYQPNDQNQREYPVLNDLAAAKVGPKMSPGNEAAKRYISSLSASATTAQLANHGLALIPFFSAFTSLKMLNLSGNNIVRITAGALPRGLHMLNLSKNQISTIEGLRELTRLRVLDLSYNRIVRIGHGLASCSSLKELYLAGNKISEVEGLHRLLKLNVLDLRANKISTAKCLGQLAANYNSLQVVSLEGNPAQKNVGDDQLKKHLQGLLPHLACYNRQLIKVGTLKDAADRSVRLGASAFDRSGLRSEHKSIKKGGHGLASKPSSSSYGRRSQATVSPKRSKGKHARLPPSGTKGATHHQHYNLDFTDRLRNMRQDLAIRRSRSEGTLGVL; encoded by the exons ATGGTTCGATTTTCCTGCTTCAATGGTCACATGTCTGGTCACAAACCAAAG GCTTCGGAGAATGCCATGAGCCCAAATTCATTGCTTTCAGAAATGCATGGAGATGGTGACATGAACAAAATTTTGGACAAGGTTGCAGATTCTCTATCCATTGAACGAGGTTGGAAATCAGAAGAAATGGGGAGTAAAGTTGATAATAAGGAGATCGATACAAGCGGTCTTAAGATTGGCCTTCTCAAGAAAAGTCAATCTCTTTCAAATGGTTTGCATGAAGGATTCTCATTTGACCACCATAGCAGGTCAGCCACGGAGGACGTCAGCAATGAACTGGGCTTTATGCCATTTGGCGAATATTGTAAGAATGGACCCTTTGATACATGTCAAGTGCCTAATctcaacaaaaaatcaattttttcaattggagATTCGCAAGATACTGACAAAGGGGTGCTAGAAAATTTTGAAGCCCAATATTCTGGAGAAAATGCGGGTGACTCTGGGGATCACTCACCTCATACTTCTCCGGAGTTAGTTAGACCCCAATCGATGCCCAACATTGGTGGTTGGTCTCCTAAGTCGGGTGAACTTCCGAAGGAGCACTTGGGACTTCGAACAAAATCTTCTGGGGACCTGTTCATTCTCAGCACGGGACAAAATGGGACATCCATTCCTGAGCTTAAAAATCAGTTCTTtccacaaaaagaaagagatgtcAATGCGCATAAAGGTAAAAATATTATCTATGAAGATGCTGTTCGTAATGATTATCATGATTATGATTATGCTGGTTCAGGCCAAGAGGGGATTACccccattttttatgagaacTTCTTGAAACCCCATAGAGGGGAAAGCTCATCTCACCAACAGTATGATTTACCAAACAAGGAATTTAAGATTAAGCGGATTGAGGAGTGGGTCACAGATCTCCAGCCTTACAGCCCTTCAGATGAAGTGGAGGAGTCATACCAGCCAAATGATCAGAATCAGAGAGAATACCCTGTTTTGAATGATCTGGCTGCGGCAAAAGTTGGGCCTAAGATGAGTCCTGGAAACGAAGCTGCTAAGAGATACATATCATCCCTGAGTGCCTCAGCAACTACAGCTCAGCTGGCGAACCATGGTTTGGCTTTGATCCCGTTTTTCAGTGCATTCACGAGCTTGAAGATGCTTAATCTGTCCGGAAACAACATAG TGAGGATAACAGCTGGTGCTCTTCCTCGGGGACTTCATATGTTGAATCTGTCAAAAAATCAGATTTCCACCATTGAAGGCTTACGTGAATTGACCCGATTGCGTGTACTGGACTTGAGCTACAACAGGATCGTCAGAATTGGACATG GCCTAGCTTCTTGTTCATCACTGAAGGAGCTATATTTGGCGGGGAATAAGATCAGTGAAGTCGAGGGTCTTCACCGCCTTCTGAAACTGAATGTTTTGGATCTCCGTGCCAACAAGATCTCTACAGCGAAATGTTTAGGCCAGCTTGCAGCAAACTACAATTCCTTGCAAGTTGTTAGCTTGGAAGGGAATCCAGCCCAGAAGAATGTGGGAGACGACCAGCTTAAGAAGCATCTGCAGGGCCTTCTTCCTCACCTTGCTTGTTACAACCGACAACTCATAAAAGTGGGTACACTGAAGGATGCTGCCGATCGATCAGTTCGACTGGGTGCTAGTGCCTTCGATCGTAGTGGCCTTAGATCAGAACACAAATCGATAAAGAAGGGTGGTCATGGGCTGGCTAGCAAGCCATCGTCCTCATCATATGGTCGAAGAAGTCAAGCGACGGTTTCTCCAAAACGTTCCAAGGGGAAGCATGCACGCCTTCCTCCAAGTGGAACCAAGGGAGCAACTCATCACCAGCACTACAATTTGGACTTCACTGACAGGCTTCGCAACATGAGGCAGGATCTTGCAATTCGTAGAAGTCGAAGTGAAGGCACTTTGGGAGTGCTTTGA
- the LOC115730455 gene encoding UNC93-like protein 1, with protein sequence MGFPDNLDQESATLPNKSLFRYNSPLVQVSLIGLVCFCCPGMYGALVGMGGGGQVDPTAVNNANTALYTTFAVFGILGGGIYNVLGPRLTLASGCSTYALYAGSFLYYNHYHHQTFVIIAGAILGIGAGFLWAGEGAIMTSYPPHDRKGIYISLFWSIFSMGGVIGGLIPFVLNYNRSEAGSVNDATYIGFMCFMAVGALLSLAILPPSKVIRDDGTNCTKVEYSSVSTEATEILKLFFNWKMLLIAPAAWAGNFFYSYQFTNVNGALFNLRTRGLNGVFYWVAQILGSIGIGYVLDFSLSSRKMRGYVGIAIVALLGTAVWGGGLANQLKYSRRNLPEKLDFKDSGADYAGPFVLYLSYGLLDAMFQTLVYWFIGCLADDSETLSRYTGFYKGVQSAGAAVSWQIDTRKVPFLSELIVSWSLMTVGYPLLLVLVKLAVKDDEDGEEGAEKQVVASSFAH encoded by the exons ATGGGTTTCCCGGACAATCTTGATCAGGAATCGGCCACGCTGCCGAACAAATCCCTCTTCAGGTACAACTCCCCCCTGGTCCAAGTCAGCCTCATCGGTCTGGTCTGCTTCTGCTGCCCTGGCATGTACGGCGCCCTTGTCGGCATGGGTGGCGGCGGCCAGGTGGACCCCACCGCGGTGAACAACGCCAACACTGCCCTCTACACCACCTTCGCCGTCTTCGGCATCCTGGGTGGCGGAATCTATAATGTCTTAGGCCCTCGCTTGACTCTGGCCTCTGGTTGTAGCACTTATGCTCTCTATGCAGGCTCTTTCTTGTACTACAACCATTACCACCACCAGACCTTTGTCATCATTGCCGGCGCGATACTTGGCATCGGTGCTGGATTCTTGTGGGCCGGCGAAGGCGCCATCATGACCTCGTACCCACCGCACGACCGAAAGGGCATTTACATCTCCCTGTTCTGGAGTATTTTCAGTATGGGGGGCGTCATTGGTGGGTTGATCCCGTTTGTCTTGAATTACAACAGAAGTGAGGCTGGTTCCGTGAACGATGCAACCTATATCGGATTCATGTGTTTCATGGCTGTTGGAGCACTGCTTTCCCTTGCTATCTTGCCGCCAAGCAAGGTGATTCGTGACGATGGGACTAATTGCACTAAGGTGGAGTACTCGAGCGTTTCGACTGAGGCGACCGAGATTCTCAAGCTGTTCTTCAACTGGAAGATGCTCTTGATTGCCCCGGCCGCCTGGGCTGGCAACTTCTTTTACAGCTACCAGTTTACTAATGTGAACGGGGCCTTGTTCAATTTGAGGACTAGAGGGCTGAACGGTGTGTTCTACTGGGTGGCCCAGATACTGGGGTCGATCGGGATCGGGTATGTGTTGGATTTCAGCCTTTCCAGCCGGAAGATGAGGGGTTACGTCGGGATTGCGATTGTCGCTTTGCTTGGGACTGCTGTTTGGGGGGGTGGCCTTGCTAATCAGCTGAAGTACTCTCGCCGCAACCTGCCCGAGAAATTGGACTTCAAGGACTCCGGTGCCGACTACGCCGGTCCGTTTGTGTTGTATCTCAGCTATGGATTGCTGGACGCAATGTTCCAGACCTTGGTCTATTGGTTCATTGGATGTTTAGCTGATGATTCTGAAACTCTTAGCAG GTACACCGGGTTCTACAAAGGAGTGCAGAGCGCAGGAGCGGCTGTCTCTTGGCAAATCGACACGCGCAAAGTCCCGTTCCTCTCGGAGCTTATCGTCAGCTGGTCGCTCATGACGGTGGGCTATCCATTGTTACTGGTTCTCGTTAAGTTGGCCGTGAAGGACGATGAGGATGGTGAAGAGGGAGCTGAAAAGCAAGTCGTTGCTTCGTCTTTTGCTCATTAG